The following are from one region of the Capsicum annuum cultivar UCD-10X-F1 chromosome 1, UCD10Xv1.1, whole genome shotgun sequence genome:
- the LOC107862349 gene encoding fasciclin-like arabinogalactan protein 3, producing the protein MDRSITPLLCIFLLLSASSAAAFNITKILSQYPDYSNFNDLLSKTGLASDINTKATITVLAIPNGAIGDLTSKSENVAKRILTTHVVLDYFDSKKLEQMKDKTTKLTTMFQQSGNAVQDQGFLNVTAKDNTFVFGSAVKGAQLNSRLEKSVMSQPYNISILGISQPIVTPGLDAPLAPASAPAPKANTPKSSPPTAESPDVEAKATAPSKEKTKAPSPSKQSASPEAASPSKNADSPTADSPPSDAQAPSPSSVGKLNVSFGLFVVLASIIIA; encoded by the coding sequence ATGGATCGTTCAATTACCCCCCTTCTTTGTATCTTCCTCCTCCTTTCCGCCTCCTCCGCCGCTGCCTTTAATATCACAAAAATCCTGAGCCAATATCCTGATTATAGCAATTTCAATGACCTTCTTTCAAAAACTGGCTTAGCTAGTGATATAAACACAAAGGCAACAATTACAGTCTTGGCAATTCCAAATGGTGCAATTGGTGATCTTACCTCGAAATCAGAAAATGTTGCCAAGAGGATCTTGACAACACACGTCGTGTTGGATTACTTTGACTCAAAGAAACTCGAGCAGATGAAGGACAAGACAACCAAATTGACAACAATGTTTCAACAATCAGGGAATGCAGTACAGGACCAAGGATTCTTGAATGTCACTGCTAAAGACAACACCTTTGTGTTTGGCTCAGCGGTTAAAGGGGCTCAACTTAACTCCAGGCTCGAAAAATCCGTAATGTCTCAGCCTTACAACATCTCAATTCTTGGAATTTCTCAGCCAATTGTGACACCTGGTCTTGATGCACCACTTGCACCAGCATCAGCACCAGCTCCAAAGGCGAATACGCCTAAGAGTTCACCACCTACAGCAGAGTCCCCTGATGTTGAAGCAAAGGCCACTGCTCCTTCCAAGGAAAAAACAAAGGCCCCTTCTCCTTCTAAGCAATCCGCTTCTCCAGAAGCTGCTTCTCCTTCTAAGAATGCCGATTCACCAACGGCTGATTCTCCTCCTTCTGATGCTCAGGCACCATCACCATCATCTGTTGGGAAATTGAATGTTTCCTTtggtttgtttgttgttttggcATCTATCATTATAGCTTAA